In a genomic window of Sulfitobacter sp. THAF37:
- the hemA gene encoding 5-aminolevulinate synthase — protein MNFDALFQDQIDQLKQEGNYRYFAELERKCGKFPRASNHVDGEKRDVTVWCSNDYLGMGQNPLVIEAMCEAARRTGTGAGGTRNISGTNHDHLLLEAELADLHGKEAALLFTSGYVSNWAALSCLGSRLENCVILSDSGNHASMIEGIRHSRAQKVIWQHNDVADLESKLAALPANVPKIVAFESVYSMDGDICPMREIVEVAEKFGAMTYLDEVHAVGMYGPRGGGVSEREGLADRITLIEGTLGKAFGVVGGYITGSAALCDFIRSFSSGFIFTTALPPAVAAAARASIIHLKNSSLERDLQQRQVAKLRAMLDRAGIPHMHNSSHIIPVMIKDPVKTRMLADYLMLEWDIYVQPINYPTVPKGTERLPFTPSPLHTDQDLAHLVNALSHLWRQCAINHAVA, from the coding sequence ATGAACTTTGATGCTCTTTTTCAAGACCAGATCGACCAGCTCAAGCAGGAGGGCAACTATCGCTATTTTGCCGAGTTGGAACGCAAATGCGGCAAGTTCCCGCGCGCGTCCAACCACGTGGACGGTGAAAAGCGCGATGTGACGGTCTGGTGTTCGAATGATTACCTTGGCATGGGTCAGAACCCCCTGGTGATCGAGGCAATGTGCGAGGCGGCCCGCCGCACCGGTACCGGCGCGGGCGGGACGCGCAACATTTCGGGCACCAACCACGATCACCTGCTGCTGGAGGCCGAGCTGGCCGACCTGCACGGAAAGGAGGCCGCGCTTCTGTTCACCTCGGGCTATGTGTCGAACTGGGCGGCCCTGTCCTGCCTTGGCAGCCGCCTTGAGAACTGCGTGATCCTGTCGGATTCCGGCAACCACGCCAGCATGATCGAGGGCATCCGCCATTCCCGCGCGCAGAAGGTGATCTGGCAGCACAATGATGTGGCTGATCTTGAATCCAAACTGGCCGCCCTGCCCGCCAATGTCCCAAAGATCGTTGCCTTTGAATCCGTCTATTCGATGGACGGCGACATCTGCCCGATGCGCGAGATCGTCGAGGTGGCCGAGAAATTCGGCGCGATGACCTATCTCGACGAGGTGCACGCCGTGGGCATGTACGGCCCTCGCGGCGGCGGCGTGTCAGAGCGTGAGGGCCTTGCGGACCGCATCACTCTGATCGAAGGCACGCTGGGCAAGGCGTTCGGCGTGGTGGGCGGCTACATCACCGGCTCCGCAGCACTTTGCGATTTCATCCGCAGCTTTTCCAGTGGGTTTATCTTTACCACCGCCCTGCCGCCCGCCGTGGCCGCGGCCGCGCGGGCGTCGATCATCCACCTCAAGAACAGCAGCCTTGAACGCGACTTGCAGCAACGTCAGGTCGCCAAGCTGCGGGCGATGCTGGACCGGGCGGGCATCCCGCATATGCACAACTCCAGTCACATCATCCCCGTGATGATCAAGGACCCTGTAAAGACACGGATGCTGGCCGACTACCTGATGCTGGAATGGGACATCTACGTGCAGCCCATCAATTATCCCACGGTCCCCAAGGGGACGGAGCGGCTGCCCTTTACCCCCTCGCCGCTGCATACCGATCAGGACCTGGCGCATCTGGTCAACGCGCTGTCCCATCTCTGGCGGCAATGCGCGATAAACCACGCAGTGGCCTGA
- a CDS encoding FAD-dependent oxidoreductase, translating to MAITRLGDRVRMADTAKIAGYSDSLGPHATDKVRYMVNDLFPGGGDISKAEGWTGLRPMTPDGTPVLGASGYRNLVPNIGYGTLDWTMTAGSGMAVSDVALDRDAAISSEGLAAECYGSYG from the coding sequence GTGGCGATCACGCGACTGGGCGATCGCGTGCGAATGGCGGATACGGCCAAGATCGCGGGCTATTCCGACAGTCTCGGGCCGCATGCGACTGACAAGGTCCGCTATATGGTGAACGATCTGTTTCCCGGTGGCGGCGATATTTCCAAGGCAGAGGGCTGGACGGGACTGCGCCCCATGACGCCAGATGGCACGCCCGTTCTGGGGGCATCGGGATATAGGAACCTGGTGCCGAACATCGGGTACGGCACCCTTGACTGGACGATGACTGCAGGATCGGGCATGGCGGTTTCCGATGTCGCCCTCGACAGGGACGCAGCGATTTCGTCCGAAGGTTTGGCTGCCGAGTGCTACGGAAGCTATGGGTGA
- the puhE gene encoding putative photosynthetic complex assembly protein PuhE, translated as MSPWLPALIAIFSWWFCTGIILLIVRHADGGDAVAHERNVALTVPVLAMGSAGVVISAPEVTVGNVYLAFVSTLMIWGWIELAFLSGVISGPERRPCPPDLSGADHFVRALRTVSHHELLLLLALLVFLKMTRGAENTIAFWTYLILFAARISAKLNLFFGVPRINTEFVPRPLEHLKSYSLQGPITMAFPIGATLLSIAASCFSERTFSAQNPEAFVGFTLLTVLAGLAALEHWLMVVPLPDAKLWRWMLPETPAFQAKDKNHEL; from the coding sequence ATGTCACCTTGGCTTCCCGCTTTGATCGCAATCTTTTCCTGGTGGTTCTGCACCGGGATCATCCTGCTGATCGTGCGGCACGCCGACGGCGGCGATGCGGTCGCCCACGAGCGCAACGTGGCTCTGACGGTGCCGGTGCTGGCAATGGGGTCCGCGGGGGTGGTCATATCGGCGCCCGAGGTGACTGTTGGCAATGTCTATCTGGCCTTTGTCAGCACCCTCATGATCTGGGGTTGGATCGAACTGGCGTTCCTGTCGGGTGTCATCTCCGGCCCCGAACGGCGGCCCTGCCCCCCTGACCTGTCGGGAGCCGACCATTTCGTGCGCGCCTTGCGCACCGTCAGCCACCATGAACTGCTGCTTCTGCTGGCGCTGCTGGTGTTTCTGAAAATGACCCGGGGGGCGGAAAACACGATCGCCTTCTGGACCTACCTGATCCTTTTTGCCGCGCGCATCTCGGCCAAGCTGAACCTGTTCTTCGGGGTGCCGCGCATCAATACCGAATTCGTGCCCAGACCGCTGGAGCACCTTAAATCCTATTCCCTGCAGGGACCGATCACGATGGCCTTTCCGATTGGGGCCACCCTTTTGTCGATCGCCGCCTCCTGCTTTTCGGAACGTACCTTCTCGGCCCAGAACCCGGAAGCATTTGTGGGGTTCACCCTGCTGACCGTGCTGGCCGGACTGGCCGCACTCGAACACTGGCTGATGGTGGTCCCGCTGCCCGATGCCAAACTCTGGCGCTGGATGCTGCCGGAGACCCCAGCCTTTCAAGCCAAGGACAAGAACCATGAACTTTGA
- a CDS encoding ABC transporter ATP-binding protein translates to MSPHLEATRLSVSTSGGRLLVGPVDLDLKGGQPLTILGETGAGKSLIAQALLGMLPDGLTATGEVALEGTRIDTLSPRRRARLWGRRLALLPQEPWRALDPTMKALEQVAETHQLVAGQKVETAAISARADFSALRLEGAEERLPGALSGGMAQRVAFAAARAGGAPVFLADEPTKGLDAALRDDVVRLLAAEVAEGAALLTITHDVAVARALGGDVLILRDGAIVEVGPADRVLDAPTSAYGRALVEADPGRWPVVAGPAPSGATVLSAEGLAVARGGHRLLSDFAMDLHAGERLAITGRSGSGKTSLLDTLAGLLVPAAGQVRRGADMGPWGLQKLYQDPPAAFPPKVDIGRTLEDLARRHDLPRGRIEGLMERLHLSADLLARRPDAVSGGELQRLALARVLALSPHVILADEPTSRLDPVTQRAVMEVIGEVAQENSVAVLLVTHNPDIATRWAHSTREVCPGSS, encoded by the coding sequence ATGAGCCCGCATCTCGAAGCCACCCGCCTGAGCGTCTCGACCTCCGGGGGCCGACTGCTCGTCGGTCCGGTGGATCTGGACCTGAAAGGCGGTCAGCCACTGACAATCCTGGGCGAGACCGGGGCAGGCAAGAGCCTGATCGCCCAAGCCCTGCTTGGCATGCTGCCTGACGGCCTGACGGCCACCGGCGAGGTCGCACTGGAAGGCACCCGGATCGACACGCTGTCACCGCGCCGCCGCGCGCGGCTTTGGGGTCGCCGTTTGGCGCTGTTGCCGCAAGAGCCGTGGCGCGCGTTGGATCCGACGATGAAGGCGCTTGAACAGGTCGCGGAAACCCACCAGTTGGTCGCGGGACAGAAGGTCGAGACCGCCGCAATTTCGGCCCGCGCCGATTTCTCGGCGCTGCGGCTGGAGGGGGCAGAAGAGCGGTTGCCCGGTGCGCTGTCGGGCGGCATGGCGCAACGGGTGGCATTTGCCGCCGCGCGCGCGGGCGGTGCGCCGGTGTTTCTGGCTGACGAGCCGACGAAAGGGCTTGATGCCGCGTTGCGCGACGACGTTGTCCGGCTGCTTGCCGCCGAAGTGGCCGAGGGAGCGGCGCTGTTGACCATCACGCATGACGTGGCCGTGGCCCGGGCCCTTGGGGGCGATGTGCTGATCCTGCGGGATGGCGCCATCGTCGAGGTCGGACCGGCGGACAGGGTTCTGGACGCGCCCACCTCGGCATATGGTCGCGCCCTTGTCGAGGCGGACCCGGGGCGCTGGCCTGTTGTGGCCGGGCCTGCCCCATCCGGCGCGACGGTCCTGTCGGCAGAAGGACTTGCGGTGGCGCGTGGCGGCCACCGGCTGCTGTCAGATTTCGCGATGGATCTGCACGCGGGAGAACGGCTGGCCATCACGGGGCGCAGCGGGTCTGGCAAGACGTCGTTGCTGGACACCCTGGCCGGGCTGCTGGTGCCCGCGGCGGGCCAGGTGCGGCGCGGCGCCGACATGGGGCCCTGGGGGCTGCAAAAACTGTATCAGGATCCGCCGGCGGCGTTTCCGCCGAAGGTCGATATCGGCCGCACGCTCGAAGACCTCGCCCGTCGTCACGACCTGCCACGCGGCCGGATCGAAGGCTTGATGGAACGGCTGCACTTGTCCGCTGACCTGCTGGCACGGCGGCCGGATGCAGTTTCGGGCGGAGAGCTGCAGCGCCTCGCACTGGCGCGCGTCCTGGCGTTGTCGCCGCATGTGATCCTGGCCGACGAACCGACTTCGCGCCTGGACCCGGTGACGCAGCGCGCGGTGATGGAGGTCATCGGCGAGGTGGCGCAGGAGAACAGCGTGGCCGTCCTGCTGGTCACTCACAACCCCGATATCGCAACCCGTTGGGCGCATTCGACGCGAGAGGTCTGCCCTGGATCGTCATGA
- a CDS encoding cupin domain-containing protein → MPTPTDRPNDLQAQRDRFHAELDKMSIIPLWLNLGAAAQHEPNVAAVPHIWRWNEIKPMMLRGGDLITPQEAERRVLMLINPSYEKKSARTVGMIFGGIQFLMPGEIADSHQHSPNAHRFIIEGEGAYTAVDGERTIMKKGDFVTTPAWKWHDHGNESDQPMAWLDGLDLPFVNLMDANFFEDYQDGNRQTQPIFRNNEDSLHRWGRGMKPAWEQPAEPRQSPILNYRWTDSRANLHALREDEGSPYDGIIMQYVNPHNGGPTLPTISAYLQLLRKGEHTKSHRHTASTIYHVAEGGGGSLIGDREILWQEGDTFVIPSWMEHEHWSIDGEAVLFSYSDRPILQAFGFYREARGERRG, encoded by the coding sequence ATGCCCACCCCAACAGACCGTCCCAACGATCTTCAGGCGCAGCGCGACAGGTTTCACGCCGAGCTGGACAAGATGAGCATCATCCCGCTGTGGCTCAACCTTGGCGCCGCGGCCCAGCACGAACCGAACGTGGCCGCGGTGCCCCATATCTGGCGCTGGAACGAGATCAAACCGATGATGCTGCGGGGCGGCGACCTGATCACCCCGCAGGAGGCCGAGCGCCGGGTGCTCATGCTGATCAACCCGAGCTACGAGAAAAAGAGCGCGCGTACCGTCGGCATGATCTTCGGCGGTATCCAGTTCCTGATGCCCGGAGAGATCGCGGACAGCCACCAGCACTCGCCGAACGCGCATCGCTTCATCATCGAGGGCGAAGGCGCCTATACGGCGGTGGACGGCGAACGCACGATCATGAAGAAGGGCGATTTCGTCACCACGCCCGCGTGGAAATGGCATGACCACGGCAATGAATCCGATCAGCCAATGGCCTGGCTCGACGGTCTGGACCTGCCCTTCGTGAACCTTATGGATGCGAATTTCTTTGAAGATTACCAAGACGGCAACAGGCAGACCCAGCCGATTTTCCGCAACAACGAGGACAGCCTGCACAGGTGGGGACGCGGCATGAAACCCGCATGGGAGCAACCGGCCGAGCCGCGCCAGTCGCCGATCCTGAACTATCGCTGGACTGATAGCCGCGCCAATCTGCATGCGCTGCGCGAGGATGAGGGCAGCCCCTATGACGGGATCATCATGCAGTATGTGAACCCGCACAATGGCGGGCCGACACTGCCGACCATCTCGGCCTACCTCCAACTTTTGCGCAAGGGCGAGCACACCAAGTCGCATCGCCATACCGCCAGCACGATCTATCACGTGGCCGAAGGCGGTGGCGGATCGCTGATCGGGGACCGCGAAATCCTCTGGCAGGAAGGCGACACCTTCGTGATACCGTCGTGGATGGAACACGAGCACTGGAGCATCGACGGAGAGGCGGTTCTCTTTTCCTACAGTGACCGGCCCATCCTTCAGGCGTTCGGCTTCTACCGCGAAGCCCGCGGCGAACGGCGCGGATAA
- a CDS encoding ABC transporter permease, whose translation MLTVPSRRTPATGRLMAAGLLIVIALLAIAGPDTFGLDPARQSLMDTLAPAGQGHLLGTDHLGRDMAARLLSGARLTLGLAVLSVVTAAVPGTALGILAGWFGSWPDRVATALSDAVLALPGLLLVLMLAAISPGSWWALYVGLSLTLWVEYFRFTRAQVRILVRAPAVEASRMLGFGRAYIVRRHLLPELLPGLLTVAAFGAATAVTAVAALGFVGVGLRPPTAEWGVMMIDLLPYWREAPWLLLQPVICLAVTVIALHIAAGRTLR comes from the coding sequence ATGTTGACCGTTCCGTCCCGCCGCACACCTGCGACCGGGCGTCTCATGGCGGCAGGCTTGCTGATTGTCATCGCCCTGCTTGCAATCGCCGGTCCCGACACCTTTGGACTGGATCCCGCCCGTCAGTCGCTGATGGACACGCTCGCCCCGGCGGGACAGGGGCATCTGCTGGGCACGGACCATCTGGGCCGGGACATGGCCGCCCGGCTGCTGTCGGGGGCGCGGCTGACACTGGGGCTCGCGGTTTTGTCGGTGGTGACGGCGGCGGTGCCGGGCACGGCGCTCGGCATCCTGGCCGGCTGGTTCGGGAGCTGGCCCGACCGGGTCGCCACCGCGCTGTCGGACGCCGTTCTGGCGCTGCCCGGCTTGCTGCTGGTGCTGATGCTGGCGGCGATCTCTCCGGGATCGTGGTGGGCGCTCTATGTCGGGCTGTCACTGACGCTCTGGGTCGAATACTTCCGCTTTACCCGCGCACAGGTTCGCATCCTGGTCCGTGCCCCGGCGGTCGAGGCATCGCGGATGCTGGGCTTTGGCCGCGCCTATATCGTGCGGCGCCATTTGTTGCCCGAACTTTTGCCCGGCCTGCTGACCGTTGCCGCCTTTGGCGCGGCGACGGCGGTGACGGCGGTGGCCGCCCTTGGCTTTGTCGGCGTGGGTTTGCGTCCCCCGACGGCAGAATGGGGCGTGATGATGATCGACCTGTTGCCCTATTGGCGCGAGGCACCCTGGTTGCTGCTGCAACCGGTGATCTGCCTGGCCGTGACGGTGATCGCGTTGCATATTGCCGCCGGAAGAACCCTGCGATGA
- a CDS encoding MarR family winged helix-turn-helix transcriptional regulator — protein sequence MCCLMSQWTSYRSTIKGRALKASEIYDQPGYLLRRTHQVATAAFSQANSDVDLTAVQFAALLHIRDAPGIDATRLAEAICFDRTTIGHVIGRLVNKGLIIRREGSLDKRTKQLRITAKGSELLEKVTARVPAISDTILAPLSDAERKELIRLLTILERHFAGHGGARNA from the coding sequence GTGTGCTGTCTGATGTCACAGTGGACATCGTACCGATCAACCATCAAGGGCAGAGCATTGAAGGCGAGCGAGATCTATGACCAACCCGGCTATTTGCTGCGCAGAACCCATCAGGTGGCGACAGCGGCTTTCAGTCAAGCGAATTCAGATGTCGACCTGACCGCGGTGCAATTTGCCGCTTTGCTGCACATTCGGGATGCGCCGGGCATCGACGCCACGCGCTTGGCCGAGGCGATTTGTTTCGACCGCACTACAATCGGACATGTCATCGGCCGACTCGTGAACAAGGGCCTGATCATCCGCCGGGAAGGGTCTTTGGACAAGCGCACGAAACAACTGCGTATCACGGCGAAGGGATCGGAGCTTTTGGAAAAGGTGACGGCGCGGGTTCCGGCAATCTCGGACACGATCCTGGCGCCGCTGAGTGATGCGGAACGGAAGGAACTGATCAGGTTGCTCACGATCCTGGAACGGCATTTCGCGGGGCATGGTGGTGCCCGAAATGCCTAA
- a CDS encoding TRAP transporter substrate-binding protein: MVFNRRNLGGRLGRGVMGYAAALVLTLLAGQTAQAQESLRFTTSVPAPSFIYADILSVWAQRVIDDSNGTLDIQMFPAGTLGRDPATHLDMARDGIADISYIILGYTPGAVNEATIIELPGSVPSATAGSLAATKMVEDGLWPGQGMENVKVLGAFSTAPTLLTTLSKVETLDDAAGKKLRGAGPTLLATINAIGATPVGGITSPQLAESLSRGLIDGTINEWVALTIFGVAEIAKYHLDINLGASPLMVVMNKDRYDSLPEEARAAIDKNSGEPFARLWGEEFDAAIEKFRSAAMKDDSRTFTTLSDEQQAIWDDKLQTVVDGWIAETPNGQEIYDAFTAAVNEAAQ, from the coding sequence ATGGTTTTCAATCGTAGAAACCTGGGGGGGCGCTTGGGTCGCGGAGTGATGGGCTATGCCGCGGCGCTTGTTCTCACACTTCTGGCGGGACAGACAGCACAGGCGCAGGAGTCGCTACGCTTTACGACCAGCGTGCCTGCGCCATCGTTCATTTATGCCGATATCCTGTCGGTCTGGGCGCAGCGTGTGATTGACGATTCCAACGGCACGTTGGACATCCAGATGTTTCCGGCCGGTACGTTGGGCCGGGACCCCGCCACGCACCTGGATATGGCGCGGGACGGTATCGCCGACATCTCGTACATCATTCTGGGGTACACGCCCGGCGCCGTCAACGAAGCAACGATCATAGAGCTTCCAGGCTCCGTACCGAGCGCCACGGCCGGATCGCTGGCCGCGACGAAGATGGTCGAAGATGGGCTTTGGCCGGGGCAGGGGATGGAGAACGTCAAGGTTCTTGGCGCGTTCTCCACCGCTCCGACACTTCTTACCACTTTGAGCAAGGTCGAAACACTGGACGATGCCGCGGGCAAGAAGCTGCGCGGCGCGGGTCCGACGTTGCTGGCAACGATCAATGCCATCGGCGCCACACCCGTGGGCGGCATCACCTCGCCCCAGCTTGCTGAAAGCCTGTCGCGCGGACTGATCGACGGTACGATCAACGAGTGGGTCGCGCTGACCATCTTCGGTGTTGCCGAGATCGCGAAATACCATCTGGATATCAATCTTGGCGCGTCGCCGCTGATGGTGGTCATGAACAAGGACAGGTATGACAGCCTGCCCGAAGAAGCGCGTGCGGCGATCGACAAGAACTCCGGCGAACCTTTCGCGCGCCTGTGGGGGGAAGAGTTCGACGCCGCGATTGAAAAATTCAGATCCGCCGCGATGAAGGACGACAGCCGGACCTTCACGACCCTGTCGGACGAGCAACAGGCTATTTGGGACGATAAGCTCCAGACGGTTGTCGATGGATGGATCGCCGAGACGCCCAATGGTCAGGAAATCTACGATGCCTTTACTGCAGCGGTGAACGAGGCCGCCCAATAA
- a CDS encoding FAD-dependent monooxygenase — protein MTRIDETTVVIIGAGPVGLFLANELSYRGVDYILVEQGEGKVYFPAGENFFSRTMEHLRRWGVADEFRFGDGFPSDMARTMGFCTSIGGRPLAVFAGTSNADAPKADPYSPEGGFFYPKKAFDPTLRAVAERQGGDLRYQTSLESFEQTADHVDCTVTGPDGEPYVIRGKWLAACDGGRSAVRKALDIRFVGTFGEGYNFATYFRCAGLGDRIAALFGQRMAQVHTLKDDRRAYLTTVDGAEEWRLSIYAREVEQLDPAEMVRSVIGADLDFEVLQAQPWSGHRVVAERYRKGRAFILGDAAHLRWPKGGFGANTGFGDAVDFGWKVAAVTEGWAPEAFLDTYETERRPIAIRNTNEAANNRVLDHMIQPDPILDEDSLAGEAARRVMHERLFALRLREFVTPGIQLGHRYRGSPILVDDGSLEGPDDHMIYIPTTRPGSRAPHYEFADGRSILDDFGQGFTLVVTDEGTGDEAFAKAGSALSIPVRVVRYTDDALRSLYECALVLVRPDGHVCWRGDLPPDRPEEVWATVSGRRLTTAGTSSMQAKEPLESARRTL, from the coding sequence ATGACCAGGATCGACGAGACGACCGTTGTCATCATCGGGGCGGGGCCTGTCGGGCTTTTCCTTGCGAACGAGCTGTCCTATCGCGGGGTGGATTACATCCTTGTCGAACAGGGCGAGGGGAAGGTCTATTTCCCGGCGGGCGAGAATTTTTTCTCGCGCACCATGGAGCATCTGCGCAGATGGGGCGTCGCGGACGAGTTCCGGTTCGGCGACGGGTTTCCGTCCGACATGGCACGGACCATGGGGTTCTGCACCTCTATCGGCGGCAGGCCCCTGGCGGTCTTCGCCGGGACCTCCAACGCCGATGCGCCCAAGGCCGACCCCTATTCGCCCGAGGGCGGGTTCTTCTATCCCAAGAAGGCCTTCGACCCGACCCTGCGCGCTGTCGCGGAACGGCAGGGTGGCGATCTGCGCTATCAGACCAGTCTGGAGTCGTTCGAGCAGACCGCAGATCACGTCGACTGCACGGTCACAGGCCCGGACGGGGAACCCTATGTCATCCGGGGCAAATGGCTGGCCGCCTGCGACGGCGGGCGAAGCGCGGTGCGCAAGGCGCTGGATATCCGCTTTGTCGGCACCTTCGGCGAAGGCTACAACTTTGCCACCTATTTCCGCTGCGCGGGTTTGGGCGACCGGATTGCCGCCCTGTTCGGGCAGCGCATGGCGCAGGTTCATACGCTGAAGGACGACCGGCGCGCCTATCTCACCACGGTCGACGGGGCCGAGGAATGGCGGCTGTCGATCTATGCCAGAGAGGTCGAACAACTCGACCCGGCTGAGATGGTCCGCTCGGTTATCGGCGCGGACCTCGACTTTGAGGTCCTCCAGGCGCAGCCCTGGTCCGGACACCGCGTCGTGGCCGAACGCTATCGCAAGGGCCGGGCCTTCATCCTGGGCGACGCGGCGCACCTGCGCTGGCCCAAAGGCGGGTTCGGTGCCAACACCGGCTTCGGGGACGCGGTGGATTTCGGCTGGAAAGTCGCCGCCGTTACCGAGGGCTGGGCGCCCGAGGCGTTTCTGGACACATACGAGACCGAACGCCGCCCTATCGCCATCCGCAACACAAATGAGGCCGCGAACAACCGCGTGCTCGACCACATGATTCAGCCCGACCCGATCCTCGACGAAGACAGCCTCGCCGGTGAGGCCGCCCGCCGCGTCATGCACGAACGCCTTTTCGCGCTGCGCCTGCGCGAGTTCGTGACGCCCGGCATCCAGCTGGGACACCGCTATCGCGGATCGCCGATCCTTGTCGACGATGGCAGCCTTGAGGGGCCCGACGACCACATGATCTACATCCCGACCACCCGCCCGGGATCGCGCGCTCCACATTATGAATTCGCGGACGGCCGTTCGATCCTCGATGACTTCGGTCAGGGGTTTACGCTGGTTGTGACAGACGAGGGCACGGGCGACGAGGCTTTCGCCAAGGCCGGCAGCGCGCTCAGCATCCCGGTCCGGGTGGTGCGGTACACTGACGACGCGCTGCGCAGCCTTTACGAATGCGCCCTCGTTCTGGTGCGGCCCGACGGCCACGTCTGCTGGCGCGGTGACCTTCCGCCCGACCGGCCCGAGGAGGTCTGGGCGACGGTCAGTGGTCGCCGTCTGACGACCGCCGGGACATCCTCGATGCAGGCGAAAGAACCGTTAGAATCTGCTCGCAGAACTCTGTGA
- a CDS encoding GntR family transcriptional regulator gives MDYDRLQTCPGENKVVQKQLDAVKHAKGRGSKFVYDELKREILSLTLQPGTPLDETSLSGRFAMSRSPVREALVRLSAEGLVVMLSNRSTLVAPINMAEFPRYVEALDFLQRINTRLAAQNRKDAEIVVMEKAARSFDRACSSNDYLAMSATNRDFHMAIAAAGKNPYLARSYGHLLDEGRRILHMHFDYVKASTTDTLLGSEHQDMIEAIRACDVREADRLAHLHTRQFHNRFVEFLSANYSDDFDFGLSTLSKSA, from the coding sequence ATGGATTACGATCGGCTTCAGACCTGCCCAGGAGAAAACAAAGTGGTTCAAAAGCAGTTGGATGCGGTCAAGCATGCGAAAGGGCGGGGGTCGAAATTTGTCTATGACGAACTCAAAAGAGAGATACTGTCTCTCACGCTTCAGCCCGGAACTCCGCTCGACGAGACCAGTCTTTCGGGGCGATTCGCCATGTCCAGGTCGCCTGTCCGCGAGGCCCTCGTGCGCCTTTCTGCAGAAGGTTTGGTCGTGATGCTGTCGAACCGGTCGACACTCGTAGCACCCATCAACATGGCTGAGTTCCCGCGTTACGTCGAAGCGCTCGACTTCCTGCAAAGGATCAATACCCGTCTCGCCGCACAGAACCGGAAAGACGCGGAAATCGTTGTTATGGAAAAGGCGGCCCGGTCATTTGATCGCGCATGTTCCAGCAACGATTATTTGGCGATGTCGGCCACCAACCGTGACTTTCACATGGCGATCGCGGCGGCGGGCAAGAACCCATATCTTGCGCGTTCATACGGACATCTGCTCGACGAAGGCCGCCGCATCCTCCATATGCATTTTGACTACGTCAAGGCTTCTACAACCGACACATTGCTAGGGTCAGAGCACCAAGACATGATCGAGGCTATCCGTGCTTGCGATGTCCGCGAAGCCGACCGGTTGGCGCATTTACACACACGTCAGTTTCACAACCGCTTTGTCGAGTTTCTCAGCGCGAACTATAGCGACGATTTTGACTTCGGGCTTTCCACCTTATCAAAGTCTGCCTGA